One segment of Candidatus Pelagibacter ubique HTCC1062 DNA contains the following:
- a CDS encoding membrane protein — protein MEALKNWMKDAANILFDDSKNDLRSLPRSVRLQILLVLSFVWTTVFSLYIFSYTTFAFGWAGLYVAHIGLIFAVYMTFKHFHKAEAQSSSVFKTKNFDPFKIMVIVFVIVFIFVFSKGIEILTSPNPSSYSIPYDGPVKSVFEKWLPFSKDK, from the coding sequence ATGGAAGCTCTAAAAAATTGGATGAAAGATGCTGCTAACATTTTATTTGATGATAGCAAAAATGATCTGAGGTCTTTACCAAGATCTGTTAGATTACAAATTTTATTAGTTCTGAGTTTCGTTTGGACAACTGTTTTTAGTTTATACATATTTTCTTATACAACTTTTGCATTTGGTTGGGCCGGTTTATACGTTGCTCATATTGGATTGATATTTGCAGTTTACATGACATTCAAACATTTTCATAAAGCAGAGGCGCAATCTAGCAGTGTATTCAAAACTAAAAACTTTGATCCATTTAAGATTATGGTTATTGTTTTTGTAATTGTATTCATCTTTGTATTTTCTAAGGGAATAGAAATTTTAACAAGTCCAAACCCTAGCTCTTATTCAATTCCATATGATGGACCAGTAAAATCTGTGTTTGAAAAGTGGCTACCATTTAGTAAGGATAAGTAA
- a CDS encoding type 1 glutamine amidotransferase — MNIIVLQHIKIEDPGYIKDLMLADGFNLTTIELDEGEKIPSDLRKFDGMFCMGGPMDTFMEQEYPWLIEEKKAIKEFVVNLKKPYLGFCLGCQLLGEVIGGKVVKSNPAEIGIMDINFTKEKKEDILFSKFPDQIKSLQWHSYEVQGIDNNKDVTLLASSPITKYQIFKYQNHAYAIQFHIEIKDTTVNEWGCVPEYKKALESQLGEGALDKFDQAAKNNMPDMNNYSKILYENFKRLL; from the coding sequence ATGAACATAATTGTCTTACAGCATATAAAGATTGAAGACCCAGGCTATATCAAAGATTTAATGTTAGCTGATGGTTTTAACTTAACCACTATAGAGCTAGATGAAGGTGAAAAAATCCCAAGTGATCTAAGAAAATTTGATGGAATGTTTTGTATGGGTGGTCCAATGGATACTTTTATGGAACAAGAATATCCATGGCTAATTGAAGAAAAAAAAGCAATTAAAGAATTTGTTGTTAATTTAAAAAAACCTTATTTAGGTTTTTGTCTTGGGTGTCAGTTATTAGGTGAGGTAATAGGTGGTAAGGTAGTTAAATCAAATCCAGCAGAAATTGGAATAATGGATATAAATTTTACTAAAGAAAAAAAGGAGGATATTTTATTTTCAAAATTTCCAGATCAAATTAAAAGTTTGCAGTGGCATTCATATGAAGTGCAAGGAATAGATAATAATAAGGATGTAACTTTACTAGCATCATCTCCTATTACTAAATATCAAATTTTCAAATACCAAAATCACGCATATGCAATTCAATTTCATATAGAAATTAAAGACACAACAGTTAATGAGTGGGGGTGTGTGCCTGAATATAAAAAAGCTCTTGAAAGTCAATTAGGTGAGGGAGCTTTAGATAAATTTGATCAAGCTGCAAAAAATAATATGCCTGATATGAATAATTATTCTAAGATACTTTATGAGAATTTTAAAAGGCTATTATGA
- a CDS encoding argininosuccinate synthase produces the protein MKSKKKIVLAYSGGLDTSIILKWLQENYDAEVICYTADVGQEIDRKKIIKNAKRLGVKNIIIEDLKDTFVKDYVFPMIRGHAIYEGVYLLGTSIARPLIAKRQIAAAKKFGAYAVSHGSTGKGNDQVRFELGYHYFGPKVKIIAPWRIWKLNSRTDLIKYAKKNNIPIPTDKKGAPPFSIDDNLYHTSTEGKVLENPKNSAPEFLFQRTVSPEKAPNKASFVTIGFKNGDPITVNGKKLSPGNLLEKLNNVAGKNGIGRVDLVENRFIGIKSRGVYETPGGTLLMSAHRAIESITLDKETMHKKDEIMPKYAELIYNGYWYSKARFKLQKIVDLKKNKVNGSVKLKLYKGNITIMSRQTKSNAYSMKKVSFEENKTFNKSNVERFINFHKQKLRS, from the coding sequence ATGAAATCTAAAAAGAAAATTGTACTCGCATATTCTGGCGGACTAGACACTTCTATTATTTTAAAATGGCTTCAAGAAAATTATGATGCAGAAGTTATTTGTTATACTGCAGATGTTGGGCAAGAAATTGATAGAAAAAAAATTATAAAAAATGCCAAAAGACTAGGTGTTAAAAATATCATTATTGAAGATTTAAAAGATACATTTGTAAAAGACTATGTCTTTCCAATGATTAGAGGGCATGCAATTTATGAAGGTGTTTATTTATTGGGTACTTCAATTGCAAGACCTTTAATTGCAAAACGTCAAATTGCTGCCGCTAAAAAATTTGGAGCTTATGCAGTTTCTCATGGTTCAACTGGCAAAGGAAATGATCAAGTGAGATTTGAATTAGGATATCATTACTTTGGTCCAAAAGTAAAAATTATTGCACCATGGAGAATATGGAAATTAAACTCTAGAACAGATTTAATTAAATATGCAAAAAAAAACAATATTCCAATTCCAACAGATAAAAAAGGTGCTCCTCCTTTCTCTATTGATGATAATTTATACCACACATCAACTGAGGGTAAGGTTTTAGAAAACCCAAAAAATTCAGCTCCTGAGTTTCTTTTTCAAAGAACAGTATCTCCTGAAAAAGCACCTAACAAAGCTTCATTTGTAACTATAGGATTTAAAAATGGAGACCCCATAACTGTTAATGGTAAAAAACTATCGCCTGGAAATTTGTTAGAAAAACTTAATAATGTTGCCGGCAAAAATGGAATAGGTAGAGTTGATTTAGTTGAAAACAGATTTATTGGGATTAAATCTAGAGGTGTTTATGAAACGCCTGGTGGAACACTTTTAATGTCAGCGCACAGAGCAATTGAGTCTATTACTTTGGACAAAGAAACTATGCATAAAAAAGATGAAATTATGCCTAAATATGCTGAACTTATTTACAATGGTTACTGGTACTCAAAAGCAAGATTTAAACTTCAAAAAATTGTCGATCTTAAAAAGAATAAAGTTAATGGCTCTGTTAAGCTTAAATTATACAAAGGCAATATCACTATAATGTCTAGACAGACAAAAAGTAATGCTTACTCAATGAAAAAAGTTTCTTTTGAAGAAAATAAAACCTTTAATAAATCAAATGTAGAAAGATTTATTAACTTTCATAAACAAAAGCTTCGTTCATAA
- a CDS encoding aldo/keto reductase: MNYKKLGNTDLKVSTICLGTMTWGEQNTQNEGFEQMDYALDQGVNFWDTAEIYSVPPRQETFGHTETIIGNWFEKTKKRDKVILASKVCGPMREYVRGGGNQFGEKNITEALEGSLKRLKTDCIDLYQLHWPERKTNFFGKLGYEHDDSNEWTRFEDILGNLKKFIDQGKIKYVGVSNETPWGLSKYLELSKDKNLPRMLSVQNPYNLLNRTYEIGLAEMSIREQAGLLAYSPLACGYLSGKYRNKQLPKNSRMERDGDFWSRYNNQNAEKAIELYYEISKKHNLDLAQMSLKFLEIQPFVTSVIIGATTMEQLKTNIESIGIDLSEDVIKEINEVQKIYPNPCP, from the coding sequence ATGAATTATAAAAAATTAGGAAATACAGATTTAAAAGTAAGCACTATTTGTCTCGGTACTATGACTTGGGGTGAACAAAATACCCAAAATGAAGGTTTTGAGCAGATGGATTATGCTTTAGATCAGGGTGTAAACTTTTGGGACACTGCGGAAATTTATTCTGTTCCACCAAGACAAGAAACGTTTGGTCATACTGAGACTATTATTGGTAATTGGTTTGAAAAAACAAAAAAGAGAGACAAAGTAATTTTAGCTTCAAAAGTTTGTGGCCCAATGAGAGAGTATGTAAGAGGTGGTGGAAATCAATTTGGAGAAAAGAATATTACAGAAGCACTTGAAGGAAGTTTAAAAAGATTAAAAACGGATTGTATTGATTTGTACCAATTACATTGGCCAGAAAGAAAAACAAATTTTTTTGGCAAACTAGGTTATGAACATGATGATAGCAATGAGTGGACTAGGTTTGAAGATATTCTAGGAAATTTAAAAAAATTTATTGATCAAGGAAAAATTAAATACGTTGGTGTATCGAATGAAACACCGTGGGGATTATCTAAATATTTAGAGCTTTCAAAAGATAAAAATTTACCAAGAATGCTTTCAGTTCAAAATCCTTATAATTTATTAAATAGAACTTATGAAATTGGACTTGCAGAAATGTCTATTAGGGAGCAAGCCGGATTGCTAGCTTACTCTCCTCTCGCGTGTGGTTATTTATCTGGAAAATACAGAAATAAACAATTGCCAAAAAATTCTAGAATGGAAAGAGATGGTGATTTTTGGTCTAGATATAATAATCAAAATGCTGAAAAAGCTATTGAATTATATTATGAAATATCAAAGAAACACAATCTGGATTTAGCTCAAATGTCTTTAAAATTTTTAGAAATTCAGCCGTTTGTAACATCGGTTATCATTGGTGCAACGACAATGGAACAGTTGAAAACTAATATAGAAAGTATAGGTATAGATTTAAGTGAAGACGTAATTAAAGAAATAAATGAAGTACAAAAAATTTACCCTAACCCATGTCCATAA
- a CDS encoding DUF2256 domain-containing protein, with product MKKENLPSKVCPVCKRPFVWRKKWKLNWDKVKYCSKKCSK from the coding sequence ATGAAAAAAGAAAATTTACCTTCAAAAGTTTGTCCTGTTTGTAAAAGACCTTTTGTTTGGCGTAAGAAGTGGAAGCTTAATTGGGATAAGGTAAAGTATTGCTCCAAAAAGTGCTCTAAGTGA
- a CDS encoding invasion associated locus B family protein translates to MSIIKNFIILILVSLFAVSVNSQEVKKVGKFKDWETIIITEQTGKVCFAQSVPVLQAPKSNPREARMFVSFRPAEKINDEISVTGGYEFNNQNSIIATSGKSKYKFDIAQEGFAWIADNKLENKMIKTMKKGSRIMITGHNQKGSQTIDHYSLLGFTKAYNAAKTSCS, encoded by the coding sequence ATGTCCATAATTAAAAATTTTATAATTCTAATTCTTGTAAGCTTATTTGCTGTTAGCGTAAATTCACAAGAAGTAAAAAAAGTTGGTAAATTTAAAGACTGGGAAACAATTATTATAACTGAACAAACCGGTAAAGTTTGTTTTGCTCAATCAGTTCCTGTGTTGCAGGCCCCAAAATCTAACCCTAGAGAAGCAAGAATGTTTGTTTCATTTAGACCTGCCGAAAAAATAAATGATGAAATAAGCGTTACTGGTGGCTATGAATTTAATAATCAAAACTCAATTATAGCTACTTCAGGTAAATCTAAATACAAATTTGATATTGCTCAAGAAGGTTTTGCTTGGATTGCTGATAACAAACTTGAAAACAAAATGATTAAGACCATGAAGAAAGGATCAAGAATTATGATCACTGGTCATAATCAAAAAGGCTCTCAAACTATAGACCATTATTCATTGTTAGGATTTACGAAAGCCTATAATGCTGCAAAAACTAGCTGCAGTTAA
- a CDS encoding DsbA family oxidoreductase: MKIKVFADTICGWCFIGQTRLNKALKNFPETKFEIEHVPFQLNTDMPKEGIERNKYLEIKFGGKEFAQPMYDRMTEEANKENLNFNLDKIKKTPNTVFSHLLIKLAEQSNVHNEIKEKIYQSYFIEGLDIGDKEILINIGKEFNINGDTINDFFNLKNIEEINSYILVAREKEINGVPFFEIGTDFISGAQSSANLESVIKSNLS; the protein is encoded by the coding sequence ATGAAAATAAAAGTATTTGCTGACACAATTTGTGGGTGGTGTTTTATTGGTCAGACAAGATTAAATAAAGCATTAAAAAATTTTCCTGAGACTAAGTTTGAGATAGAGCATGTTCCATTTCAACTAAATACTGACATGCCTAAAGAAGGAATTGAAAGAAACAAGTACTTAGAAATAAAGTTTGGTGGGAAAGAGTTTGCTCAACCAATGTATGATCGAATGACAGAAGAGGCGAATAAAGAAAATCTTAATTTTAATCTAGATAAGATAAAGAAAACACCCAATACAGTATTTTCTCACTTATTAATAAAATTAGCCGAACAATCTAATGTACACAACGAAATTAAAGAAAAAATATATCAATCATACTTTATTGAAGGTCTTGATATTGGAGATAAAGAAATCTTAATTAATATTGGTAAAGAATTTAATATTAATGGAGATACAATCAATGATTTTTTTAATTTAAAAAATATTGAAGAAATTAATTCATATATTTTAGTCGCAAGAGAGAAAGAAATTAATGGAGTACCCTTCTTTGAAATAGGAACAGATTTTATTTCAGGCGCCCAAAGCTCTGCAAATTTAGAAAGTGTAATAAAGTCCAATTTAAGCTAA
- a CDS encoding PQQ-dependent sugar dehydrogenase, with protein sequence MVVDQNFLKVKKYFLLIIFFLLFASKSYSNNYTFTKIIELDEPWGSSFINNDEIIITEKSGKIKIVNIISKEVTEIKHNLNFLEVGQGGLLDIIHQDNTLWISYSEDRGNLKTSTSIAKAQLNKQELNFKNIFQANPPIDSGYHFGSRLAIKDNYIYASAGERGQGMIAQDPTKHPGSIIRIHTDGRIPKDNPKFTGKPDWLPEIYQIGVRNPQGLTLSDYDGKIYLSNHGARGGDWFGEAKKGENYGWKILGWGGKNYSGIPIGPKWKPGFTKAIQYWVPSIATSAITIYRGNEFKEWNGHALVTSLKDRSLRKLIFNDPTNVKENVIFKDNVGRIRDIQVHPSNGKIFFLSENALWLMEKK encoded by the coding sequence ATGGTGGTAGATCAAAACTTTCTTAAAGTGAAAAAATATTTTTTATTAATAATTTTTTTTCTTTTATTTGCTTCAAAAAGCTATTCCAATAATTATACATTCACTAAAATTATAGAGTTAGATGAACCTTGGGGATCATCCTTTATTAACAATGATGAAATCATTATTACTGAAAAAAGTGGAAAAATTAAAATTGTTAATATTATTTCAAAAGAAGTTACAGAGATTAAACATAATCTTAATTTTTTAGAAGTCGGCCAAGGTGGGTTATTAGATATTATTCATCAAGATAATACTCTGTGGATTTCTTATTCAGAAGATAGGGGAAATTTAAAAACAAGCACATCAATTGCAAAAGCACAATTAAACAAACAAGAATTAAATTTTAAAAATATTTTTCAAGCAAACCCTCCTATAGATTCTGGTTATCATTTTGGTTCAAGATTAGCGATTAAAGATAATTATATTTATGCATCAGCTGGTGAAAGAGGCCAAGGTATGATTGCCCAAGATCCCACAAAACATCCTGGTAGTATTATTAGAATTCATACTGATGGTCGTATTCCCAAAGATAACCCAAAGTTTACTGGTAAACCAGATTGGTTGCCTGAAATCTATCAAATAGGTGTTCGTAATCCACAAGGTTTAACACTCTCTGATTATGATGGAAAAATATATTTAAGTAATCATGGAGCAAGAGGTGGTGATTGGTTTGGAGAGGCAAAAAAAGGAGAAAATTATGGATGGAAAATTTTAGGCTGGGGTGGAAAAAATTATTCTGGAATTCCTATTGGCCCAAAATGGAAGCCAGGTTTTACTAAAGCAATTCAATATTGGGTACCTTCTATAGCTACAAGTGCTATTACAATTTACAGAGGAAATGAGTTTAAAGAGTGGAATGGGCATGCGCTAGTTACTTCTTTAAAAGATCGATCTTTAAGAAAACTAATATTTAATGATCCAACTAATGTGAAAGAAAATGTTATATTTAAAGATAATGTTGGAAGAATAAGAGATATTCAAGTTCATCCGTCTAATGGTAAAATATTTTTCTTAAGTGAAAATGCTTTATGGTTAATGGAAAAAAAATAA
- a CDS encoding cryptochrome/photolyase family protein — translation MKLFFILGNQLFPLKYVDRFKKDHSFYMAEDYELCTYEKHHKQKILLFLSSMRSYADMLRANKYKLEYSKIEDKGFKDTYFKKLKIIINQKKITEISSFEVEDKSFEKKISQFLKKEKINWNIVQTPMFLNSRDEFKNYLVKSKKPFMATFYKEVRKKSGILMGADGNPIGGKWSFDEDNRNKLPKDISIPKFPKINETNHTKKLKPIIEKLFKDHPGSTNDFWLATEYNDVVKLLDFFIKEKSNLFGDYEDAVNQKDNILFHSALSPYINLGLITPEIIIQKILEFHKKHKIRMNSLEGYIRQIIGWREFMRGIYQGYSDEMETKNFFNHERKMKKSWYEGTTGLPPLDHAIKNAVNHGWSHHIERLMILSNIMNLCEVKPTIVYKWFMEMFVDSSDWVMVPNVYGMGLFSDGGIFATKPYICGSSYFMKMMDFKKGEWCNTMDGLYWRFINKNRKFFLKNPRLSMMVYVFDKMKDERKKMILSEADKFIKQNTI, via the coding sequence ATGAAATTGTTTTTTATACTTGGCAATCAATTATTTCCATTAAAATACGTAGACCGCTTCAAAAAGGACCACTCTTTTTACATGGCAGAAGACTATGAACTATGTACTTATGAAAAGCATCATAAGCAAAAGATACTGCTATTTCTCTCTTCTATGAGGTCTTATGCAGATATGCTTAGAGCAAATAAATACAAACTTGAATATTCTAAAATTGAGGACAAAGGTTTTAAAGATACTTATTTTAAAAAATTAAAAATTATCATTAATCAAAAAAAAATTACTGAAATTTCAAGTTTTGAGGTTGAGGATAAATCTTTTGAAAAGAAAATTTCACAATTCTTAAAAAAAGAAAAAATTAACTGGAATATTGTTCAAACTCCAATGTTTTTAAACTCAAGAGATGAGTTTAAAAATTATTTAGTAAAATCAAAAAAACCTTTTATGGCAACATTTTACAAAGAAGTTCGTAAAAAATCTGGAATATTAATGGGAGCAGATGGAAACCCTATTGGAGGCAAATGGAGTTTTGATGAAGATAACAGAAATAAATTACCAAAAGACATATCAATACCAAAATTTCCAAAAATTAACGAAACTAATCATACTAAAAAATTAAAACCAATTATTGAAAAACTATTTAAAGATCATCCTGGTAGCACTAATGATTTTTGGTTAGCAACAGAATACAATGATGTGGTCAAACTTTTAGATTTTTTTATTAAAGAAAAATCAAATTTATTTGGTGATTATGAAGATGCTGTTAATCAAAAAGACAATATTTTATTTCATAGCGCATTAAGCCCGTATATTAATTTAGGATTGATAACCCCTGAAATTATCATTCAAAAAATTTTAGAATTTCATAAAAAACACAAAATTAGAATGAACTCACTTGAAGGTTATATTCGTCAAATAATAGGCTGGAGAGAGTTCATGCGTGGAATTTATCAAGGTTACTCTGATGAAATGGAAACAAAAAATTTTTTCAACCATGAAAGAAAAATGAAAAAGTCTTGGTATGAAGGCACAACAGGTTTGCCTCCACTGGATCATGCAATTAAAAATGCCGTTAATCATGGCTGGTCTCATCATATAGAAAGGTTAATGATTTTATCAAATATAATGAACCTTTGTGAAGTGAAACCAACAATTGTTTATAAGTGGTTTATGGAAATGTTTGTAGATTCTTCTGATTGGGTGATGGTCCCTAATGTTTATGGAATGGGCTTATTTAGTGATGGAGGTATTTTTGCAACGAAACCATACATTTGTGGATCAAGTTATTTTATGAAAATGATGGATTTTAAAAAAGGGGAATGGTGTAATACGATGGATGGTCTTTATTGGAGGTTTATAAATAAAAATAGAAAATTTTTTTTAAAGAACCCTAGATTGTCTATGATGGTTTATGTTTTTGATAAAATGAAAGATGAAAGAAAGAAAATGATTTTATCTGAAGCTGATAAATTTATTAAACAAAATACTATTTAA
- a CDS encoding YqaA family protein — MIYLSLFAISFLAATILPFSSELTLAGLIATSNFDSLLLLIVASFGNILGSVVNWVLGFYSRNLSTKKWFPFKDKQIESSSKWFNKFGKWSLLFAWVPIIGDPLTLVAGLLRVRFLDFIILVAIGKVSRYVLIYYLF, encoded by the coding sequence GTGATTTACTTATCTTTATTTGCTATATCTTTTTTAGCAGCAACCATTTTACCATTTTCATCTGAGCTCACATTGGCAGGATTAATTGCAACATCAAATTTTGATAGTTTATTATTGTTAATTGTTGCTAGTTTTGGGAATATTTTGGGATCAGTTGTTAACTGGGTCTTGGGATTTTATTCAAGAAATCTTAGTACAAAAAAGTGGTTTCCGTTTAAAGACAAACAAATAGAAAGCTCTTCAAAATGGTTTAATAAATTTGGTAAATGGTCATTATTATTTGCTTGGGTTCCAATAATAGGTGATCCACTGACTTTAGTTGCAGGTTTATTAAGAGTTAGATTTTTAGATTTTATTATTTTAGTGGCAATTGGAAAAGTAAGTAGGTACGTCTTAATTTATTATTTGTTTTAA
- a CDS encoding MarC family protein, which yields MLEIFIQTFFLYFIVIDPLGNTPLFLAVTQNMSSQQRVKTALSATIIASIILLFFAFLGSTLLNYLNISFPAFTIGGGIILLIISMEMLFDKRQQRKEDDIDFNSENVSVFPLATPIIAGPAAITSVIVSVSDMGSNFTNQSVGMIALASVLLLTFIFFFTASKFSQIINKKVISVISRVIAIILVGLSVQYILDGIKTFLA from the coding sequence ATGCTTGAAATATTTATTCAAACTTTCTTTTTATATTTTATTGTAATTGATCCACTAGGAAATACACCATTATTCTTAGCAGTAACTCAAAATATGAGCAGCCAACAAAGAGTTAAAACTGCATTGAGTGCAACAATAATTGCATCAATCATATTGCTATTCTTTGCATTTCTTGGAAGCACTTTATTAAATTATTTGAATATATCTTTTCCAGCATTTACAATTGGTGGAGGCATCATTTTATTAATAATTTCCATGGAAATGTTGTTTGATAAAAGACAACAACGAAAAGAAGATGACATTGATTTTAATTCTGAAAATGTAAGTGTATTTCCTTTAGCAACACCCATTATAGCAGGACCAGCTGCAATCACATCTGTTATTGTTTCTGTTTCAGATATGGGAAGTAATTTTACAAACCAATCTGTTGGAATGATTGCTTTAGCTTCAGTTTTGCTTTTAACTTTTATATTTTTTTTTACTGCTTCAAAATTTTCTCAGATAATAAATAAAAAAGTTATTAGTGTAATTTCAAGAGTAATAGCAATTATTCTAGTTGGATTAAGTGTTCAGTATATTTTAGACGGAATAAAAACCTTTTTAGCTTAA
- a CDS encoding phosphate-starvation-inducible PsiE family protein: MDKIAKILQLALMCIILVSTVIAVGMEINNMFLNQSVMLADLLLMFLYLEVLAMVRVFWNQQSISITLPLLIAITALARFIILQGKEMDPSALVYEAIAIVLIASAIVILRLRHSDKLGLKKRKSK; this comes from the coding sequence ATGGATAAAATAGCAAAAATTTTACAGCTTGCACTAATGTGCATTATTTTAGTGAGCACTGTAATTGCTGTTGGTATGGAAATTAATAATATGTTTCTAAATCAATCTGTAATGCTAGCAGATTTACTTTTAATGTTTCTTTATTTAGAAGTCTTAGCAATGGTTCGTGTTTTTTGGAATCAACAATCAATCAGTATAACTTTACCTCTTTTAATTGCCATCACTGCTCTCGCACGATTTATTATATTACAAGGAAAAGAAATGGATCCATCAGCATTAGTCTATGAAGCTATAGCTATAGTTCTAATTGCATCTGCAATAGTTATTTTAAGATTAAGACACAGTGATAAATTGGGTCTAAAGAAAAGAAAATCTAAATAG
- a CDS encoding SDR family NAD(P)-dependent oxidoreductase: MSEKYLIFGATGSVGSSLAEQLKNSGNDIHLIARNENEVKTIAEKLGCTYTVADVLEEGFIEKVKSDISEIKGIAYCVGSIDLKPLRMVTEADMNKCMKLNLYSAIEAIKGFQESLKKNKGSVVLFSTVAAQRGFTNHTIIASAKAAVEGLTVTLAAEFAPHIRVNCIAPSLSKSKIAEPMLKNPAIAEGIAKAHPLKRLGEGKDSAALAKFLITEESSWITGQIIAVDGGRSKLS; encoded by the coding sequence ATGTCAGAAAAATATCTTATTTTTGGTGCGACAGGTTCTGTGGGTTCCAGCTTAGCTGAACAATTGAAAAATTCAGGAAATGATATTCATCTAATAGCAAGAAATGAAAATGAAGTTAAAACTATTGCAGAAAAATTAGGCTGCACTTATACGGTTGCTGACGTTTTAGAAGAAGGATTTATAGAAAAAGTAAAATCAGACATTAGTGAAATTAAGGGTATCGCTTACTGTGTGGGATCTATTGATTTAAAACCATTAAGGATGGTTACAGAAGCAGATATGAATAAATGTATGAAACTAAACCTTTATTCAGCTATTGAAGCAATAAAAGGATTTCAAGAAAGTTTAAAAAAGAACAAAGGCTCAGTTGTTTTATTTTCAACTGTTGCTGCTCAAAGAGGTTTTACTAATCACACAATTATTGCTTCTGCTAAAGCTGCAGTTGAGGGACTAACTGTTACACTAGCTGCTGAGTTTGCTCCACATATTAGAGTGAATTGTATTGCACCCAGTTTATCAAAATCTAAAATTGCAGAACCAATGTTAAAAAATCCTGCAATTGCAGAAGGAATTGCTAAAGCACATCCTCTTAAAAGATTGGGTGAAGGAAAAGATTCTGCAGCGCTTGCAAAATTTTTAATTACTGAAGAGAGTTCTTGGATTACTGGACAGATAATAGCTGTTGATGGTGGTAGATCAAAACTTTCTTAA
- a CDS encoding FAD-binding domain-containing protein, translating to MIFEASRAKAVDKLNTFVEQNLSDYSKLRNFDFGPSNRSNVSCLSPYITHGIINELEVINKSLKKFSFANNEKFIQEVLWHVYWKGWLELRPDVWSDYLIELDKIKKEFKNNQSYLDATEGKTNVDCFNQWVSELKENNYLHNHTRMWFASIWIFTLELPWQLGAEFFMQHLYDGDAASNTLGWRWVAGIQTQGKHYLASEWNINKFTNNRFKNIKLNENAKPISNDKIYSVISKGFKNSEILEDKTLLIFENNMTFEFSDFKEHKFKKILLVSNKTDRTIKLSEKVLKFKANLLEDQKIRLKEKSINCETINTNDLKNITEEVYALYPTVGENLNFIQNNQLKNIRFLYRKLDQFSWQYCNKGFFNFKNYIPKIIANFN from the coding sequence ATGATTTTTGAAGCTTCAAGGGCTAAAGCCGTTGATAAATTAAATACTTTTGTTGAACAAAATCTTTCAGATTATTCAAAACTAAGAAATTTTGATTTTGGGCCTAGTAATAGATCTAATGTTTCTTGTTTATCCCCCTATATAACTCACGGAATAATTAATGAATTAGAAGTAATTAATAAATCTCTTAAAAAGTTTTCATTTGCAAATAATGAAAAATTTATTCAGGAAGTTCTTTGGCATGTTTATTGGAAAGGTTGGCTAGAACTAAGACCTGATGTTTGGTCAGATTACTTAATAGAATTAGATAAAATTAAAAAAGAATTTAAAAACAATCAAAGTTATTTGGATGCAACAGAAGGAAAAACAAATGTAGATTGTTTTAATCAATGGGTAAGTGAACTTAAAGAAAACAATTATCTTCATAACCACACAAGAATGTGGTTTGCTAGCATTTGGATTTTTACACTAGAATTACCATGGCAGTTGGGAGCTGAGTTTTTTATGCAACATCTATATGATGGGGATGCTGCATCAAATACCCTTGGTTGGAGATGGGTTGCTGGCATTCAAACTCAAGGCAAGCATTACCTTGCAAGTGAATGGAATATAAATAAATTTACAAATAATAGATTTAAAAACATAAAACTTAATGAAAATGCCAAACCTATATCCAATGATAAGATATATTCTGTTATTAGCAAAGGCTTTAAAAATTCTGAGATTTTGGAAGATAAAACTTTATTAATATTTGAAAATAATATGACATTTGAATTTTCTGATTTTAAAGAACATAAGTTTAAAAAAATTTTGTTAGTCTCAAATAAAACAGATAGAACTATCAAATTAAGTGAAAAGGTGTTGAAATTTAAAGCAAATCTTTTAGAGGATCAAAAAATAAGATTGAAAGAAAAATCAATAAATTGTGAAACTATTAACACTAATGATTTAAAAAATATTACCGAAGAAGTTTATGCGCTTTATCCAACCGTTGGTGAAAATTTAAATTTTATTCAAAATAATCAATTAAAAAATATAAGATTTTTATATAGAAAGTTGGATCAGTTTTCTTGGCAATATTGTAATAAAGGTTTTTTTAATTTTAAAAACTATATTCCAAAAATTATTGCTAATTTTAATTAA